The Ornithinibacillus sp. 4-3 region CACATGCACAAGCACATCTTCAATGTCTGCATGTTTATTTTGTAAGGTTTGTTTTACCTTCCTAGCGATAGCATGTCCCTCTTCAACCGTTATATATGGATCGACACTAATTTTAACATCAATCACGACATATCGACCATGTGTACGAGCAAGTAATTGATCGATTTTTTTAACGCCTTCAATATTTAAGGCAGTTTCTTTAAATGTTTGAGTAGCATCTGGTTCTAGTACCTTTTCCATCATAATTACGGAGGATTCCTTGGCTAAGTCAACACCGACTTTGATTACAATAATAGAAACACCGATTCCAGCAATAGCATCACCGTAAACCAATAAAGGAATATTGAAATGTTCTCCAAGCATGGCTGCTGTAATACCTACTAACACTGCTAAGGAAGATAGGGAATCAGAGCGATGATGCCAAGCTTCACTAATGAGAGCAGCGCTATTATGTTTTTTTCCTAGATAGT contains the following coding sequences:
- a CDS encoding cation diffusion facilitator family transporter, with amino-acid sequence MHETSRVIIVATWVGIIVNALLTILKAVGGLISGSRALLADALHSASDIVGSIVILFAVKIAAKPPDEEHPYGHGKAENIASFIIALLLIVVGVEISISSVKIFFGEQPVAPTMLALIIIIISLLVKEVLFHYKYYLGKKHNSAALISEAWHHRSDSLSSLAVLVGITAAMLGEHFNIPLLVYGDAIAGIGVSIIVIKVGVDLAKESSVIMMEKVLEPDATQTFKETALNIEGVKKIDQLLARTHGRYVVIDVKISVDPYITVEEGHAIARKVKQTLQNKHADIEDVLVHVNPYNKDS